One window of the Synechococcus sp. CC9311 genome contains the following:
- a CDS encoding membrane protein: MDSAALSSLTPLLDGVDQWAELLPLLPVLVALELVLSADNAIALAAVARKQNDPIKEKKALDLGIAIAFFLRVALILLAQWVLAFKPLQLIAGFYLLWLFLSHIWVKPSGSQDRSGSSEHPPSTSFTRTIVALALTDLAFSVDSVAAAVAISDQLILVITGAFIGVVALRFTSGLFIRWLQIYTRLETAGYLAVALVGVKLILTLALPGLQPPEWWTLLTVALLMIWGFSERKETLGHEV; the protein is encoded by the coding sequence AATGGGCTGAGCTGCTGCCCCTCCTTCCAGTGCTCGTGGCCTTGGAACTGGTTCTTTCCGCTGACAATGCGATTGCTTTAGCGGCTGTAGCTCGAAAGCAAAACGACCCCATTAAGGAAAAAAAAGCGCTGGACCTTGGAATTGCGATTGCTTTTTTTCTCAGGGTTGCTCTGATTTTATTGGCTCAGTGGGTGTTGGCTTTCAAGCCATTGCAACTCATTGCTGGTTTTTATTTGCTGTGGCTATTCCTATCCCATATCTGGGTCAAGCCATCAGGCTCTCAAGATCGGTCCGGGTCTTCAGAGCATCCACCATCAACCTCCTTCACGCGAACGATCGTTGCCTTGGCCCTAACGGATCTAGCTTTTTCTGTTGATAGTGTTGCTGCTGCTGTAGCGATTAGTGATCAACTTATTCTGGTGATTACTGGGGCTTTTATTGGTGTTGTTGCTTTACGATTTACCTCGGGATTGTTTATTCGTTGGCTTCAAATTTATACTCGCTTGGAAACAGCCGGATATCTTGCGGTCGCTTTGGTAGGAGTCAAACTTATTTTAACTCTGGCCTTGCCTGGCTTACAGCCACCCGAATGGTGGACCCTGTTAACTGTTGCTTTGCTCATGATTTGGGGCTTTTCCGAGCGCAAAGAGACGTTGGGACACGAAGTTTGA
- a CDS encoding DUF6464 family protein, translating into MLVEMRQSVTQILLDRFELSDPPMPGQWFFHQQTSYLVMQRRHRYKLLSGHYELSSIVLLVKPQKQPADAQFVGHGWVIGDADCRFNALTPLLRCAVLPDGPCDRCVHREERL; encoded by the coding sequence ATGCTTGTTGAAATGCGTCAGTCAGTCACTCAGATTCTGCTCGACCGCTTTGAGTTGAGTGATCCTCCAATGCCCGGCCAATGGTTTTTTCATCAACAAACCAGTTATCTTGTCATGCAAAGAAGGCATCGGTATAAGTTGCTTTCAGGTCATTATGAACTCTCTTCTATTGTTTTACTTGTTAAGCCACAAAAACAGCCTGCTGACGCACAATTTGTTGGTCATGGTTGGGTAATCGGAGATGCTGATTGCCGATTTAATGCCTTGACCCCTTTGCTTCGTTGTGCCGTTCTCCCTGATGGACCATGTGATCGTTGTGTTCACCGGGAAGAACGTCTATGA